A genomic region of Papaver somniferum cultivar HN1 chromosome 7, ASM357369v1, whole genome shotgun sequence contains the following coding sequences:
- the LOC113299762 gene encoding VIN3-like protein 1 gives MGSEDIVITKAFGVQTPSSSTQSTPEKKGHQNDASRGEDFLEYLKNGAKGELLHTFFDKEKKHSASSKYKITDKPPKTSNKGCKNQDSKKISLSQSLSAHNQASKKLQRKGENPVRLQTHSDLSPNAGCSNTWICKNAACRATLSLDDTFCKRCSCCICHLFDDNKDPSLWLVCTSELDDRDSCGLSCHIECALRRQKVGVVDLGQLMQLDGSYCCASCGKVSGILGCWKKQLVIAKDARRVDILCYRIALSYRLLDGTSKYKELFEIVGDAKAKLETEVGSIDGVSARMARGIVSRLSISADLQRLCSLAIEKADSWLSSISNAPHHREDSLPAACRFQFEEVSSSSLIIVLKEICSSPSDNITGFKLWYCKSRDEAQSKEPVCTFPRTQRRVLISNLQPCTEYTFRIISYSDSGDLGHSEAKCFTKSVEILHKIFDSPSSMDRKNDAEGSSSGKGETKEAVESSGFKVRDLGKILRLAWAQEEGCFDGFCSNDVEECCGGNSPMKSDTADEGKHPFVARELDLNVASVPDLNAEVTPIEDSRDEDIECSSEQAAEDDVISHGTEKNGLVRSNGSGDSQTWLVRPIREVPAVESRSGLCGKRARSAKEDSDSTLINGSPFRFSGGSAKLDRSYEYCVKIIRWLECGGHIEKEFRMKFLTWFSLRSTDQERRVVNTFIKTLIDDPSSLAGQLIDSFSEIISSKRPRNGFCSKLWH, from the exons ATGGGTTCTGAAGATATAGTGATTACTAAAG CTTTTGGTGTCCAGACTCCTTCTTCAAGTACTCAAAGCACTCCAGAAAAAAAAGGACACCAAAACGATGCTTCAAGAGGTGAAGACTTCCTAGAGTATCTCAAAAATGGTGCTAAGGGAGAACTTCTTCATACTTTCTTTGATAAGGAAAAGAAGCACTCAGCCTCGTCCAAATACAAAATTACGGACAAACCCCCCAAAACCAGTAACAAGGGATGTAAGAATCAGGattcaaaaaaaatttctttaagTCAGTCATTGTCAGCCCACAATCAGGCTTCTAAGAAACTACAGCGGAAGGGGGAAAATCCTGTTCGACTGCAGACACATAGTGATCTATCTCCAAATGCTGGGTGTTCAAACACTTGGATATGTAAAAATGCTGCATGTAGAGCCACCTTATCACTGGACGACACATTTTGCAAGAGGTGCTCTTGTTGCATCTGTCACTTGTTTGATGATAACAAAGATCCTAGTCTTTGGTTGGTCTGTACATCTGAATTGGATGATCGGGATTCATGTGGGTTATCTTGCCACATTGAATGTGCACTTCGACGCCAAAAGGTTGGGGTTGTAGATCTAGGGCAGTTGATGCAGCTAGATGGTAGTTACTGTTGTGCTTCTTGTGGAAAAGTCTCAGGGATACTCGG ATGTTGGAAGAAACAGTTGGTGATAGCTAAGGATGCTCGACGCGTGGATATCCTCTGCTATAGAATAGCTTTGAGTTATAGGCTCTTGGATGGAACTTCCAAGTATAAAGAATTGTTTGAAATTGTTGGAGACGCTAAGGCTAAACTTGAAACAGAGGTTGGTTCAATTGATGGAGTATCCGCCAGAATGGCTCGTGGCATTGTCAGCAGATTATCGATCTCTGCTGATTTGCAGAGGCTCTGCTCCCTTGCAATTGAGAAGGCAGATTCATGGCTAAGCTCCATATCAAATGCCCCACATCACAGAG AGGATTCACTTCCTGCTGCTTGCAGATTCCAATTTGAAGAAGTATCATCTTCATCTCTCATAATTGTCTTGAAAGAGATCTGTTCTTCCCCATCCGATAACATCACGGGTTTCAAGCTATGGTATTGCAAAAGCAGAGATGAAGCACAATCAAAGGAACCCGTTTGCACCTTTCCTAGAACTCAAAGAAGGGTTCTAATATCAAACCTACAACCGTGCACCGAATATACCTTCCGTATTATATCATATTCAGATTCTGGAGACTTGGGTCACTCGGAGGCCAAGTGTTTCACCAAGAGTGTCGAAATACTTCACAAAATATTTGATTCCCCATCAAGTATGGACCGTAAGAATGATGCAGAAGGAAGTTCTAGTGGTAAGGGAGAGACCAAAGAAGCTGTTGAGTCTTCTGGATTCAAGGTCCGTGACCTAGGAAAGATTCTGCGTCTTGCTTGGGCACAAGAAGAAGGTTGCTTTGATGGGTTTTGCAGTAATGATGTAGAAGAATGCTGTGGTGGGAACAGTCCCATGAAATCCGACACAGCCGATGAAGGCAAGCATCCATTTGTTGCACGTGAACTCGATTTAAATGTTGCGTCAGTACCCGATCTTAATGCGGAAGTAACTCCAATAGAAGATTCAAGAGACGAAGACATCGAATGTAGCTCAGAACAAGCAGCTGAAGATGATGTAATTTCTCATGGGACTGAGAAAAATGGTTTAGTAAGATCTAATGGGAGTGGAGACTCACAGACATGGTTAGTTAGACCGATCAGAGAGGTCCCAGCTGTAGAATCGCGATCAGGATTGTGTGGGAAACGTGCACGAAGCGCCAAGGAAGACAGTGATAGCACCCTAATTAATGGTTCACCTTTTCGATTCTCAGGTGGGTCTGCTAAGTTGGACAGAAGTTATGAATATTGTGTGAAGATTATCAGGTGGCTTGAATGTGGAGGCCATATCGAGAAGGAATTTCGAATGAAGTTTCTGACATGGTTTAGTTTAAGGTCCACAGATCAGGAACGTAGAGTTGTGAACACATTTATCAAAACTTTGATTGACGACCCTAGTAGTTTGGCAGGACAACTGATTGATTCTTTTTCAGAAATTATTTCCAGCAAGAGACCTCGTAATGGTTTCTGCAGCAAGCTGTGGCATTGA
- the LOC113299763 gene encoding fe-S cluster assembly factor HCF101, chloroplastic-like: MKILQAQSSPKLPFLISKAPKNGGLLLPRKSSLLLNSNPCVASQRHERFNWLLLNSSISSSISTRAASVEANTSKITAGTGEKDVLKALSQIIDPDFGTDIVSCGFVKDLDINEEAGEVSFRLELTTPACPVKDMFEKQANELVAAVPWVRKVSVTMSAQPAKPVYAGELPMGLQAISNIIAVSSCKGGVGKSTVAVNLAYTLADMGARVGIFDADVYGPSLPTMVSPENRLLEMNPEKKTIIPTEYLGVKLVSFGFAGQGRAIMRGPMVSGVINQLLTTTEWGELDYLVIDMPPGTGDIQLTLCQVVPLTAAVIVTTPQKLAFIDVAKGVRMFSKLKVPCVAVVENMCHFDADGKRYYPFGRGSGSQVVQQFGIPHLFDLPIRPTLSASGDSGVPEVAADPQGDVSKIFQELGVCVVQQCAKIRQQVSTAVSYDKSIKAIRVKVPDSDEEFLLHPATVRRNDRSAKSVDEWTGEQTLQYTDVLEDIEPEDIRPMGNYAVSITWPDGFSQIAPYDQLQTLERLIDVPQPTPV; the protein is encoded by the exons ATGAAAATTCTTCAAGCTCAGTCTTCTCCAAAGCTGCCATTTCTCATCTCAAAAGCACCAAAAAATGGAG GGTTGCTGTTACCAAGGAAATCATCTCTTTTGTTAAACTCTAATCCTTGTGTTGCATCTCAAAGACATGAAAGATTTAATTGGCTACTTCTTAATAGCTCAATCTCAAGCTCCATTTCGACAAGAGCAGCTTCTGTTGAAG CAAACACATCAAAGATAACAGCAGGCACCGGAGAAAAAGATGTATTGAAAGCCCTGTCCCAGATTATTGATCCAGATTTTGGAACTGATATCGTCTCATGTGGGTTTGTGAAAGACCTCGATATTAATGAAGAAGCTGGAGag GTGTCATTTCGGCTGGAACTCACTACGCCTGCATGTCCAGTCAAGGATATG TTTGAGAAGCAGGCAAACGAGCTTGTTGCAGCTGTTCCTTGGGTCAGGAAAGTTAGCGTCACGATGTCAGCACAACCTGCCAAACCTGTCTATGCTGGGGAACTTCCTATGGGATTACAAGCTATTTCAAATATTATAGCTGTTTCAAGTTGCAAG GGAGGCGTCGGGAAATCAACTGTTGCTGTGAATCTTGCATATACATTAGCAGATATGGGTGCTAGGGTTGGTATCTTTGATGCAGATGTCTACGGTCCAAGCTTACCGACAATGGTTTCTCCTGAAAACCGGCTATTAGAAATG AATCCAGAGAAGAAAACCATTATTCCAACTGAATATTTGGGAGTCAAAttggtatcttttggatttgctgGCCAAGGTCGTGCTATCATGCGAGGTCCAATGGTTTCTGGGGTCATCAATCAACTGCTGACTACTACTGAATG GGGAGAGTTGGACTACCTTGTTATTGATATGCCTCCTGGAACAGGAGACATTCAACTTACTTTGTGTCAG GTAGTTCCATTAACTGCTGCCGTCATTGTTACCACTCCTCAGAAGCTAGCATTCATTGATGTTGCAAAAGGTGTTCGTATGTTTTCGAAGCTTAAG GTGCCATGTGTAGCTGTAGTTGAAAACATGTGCCATTTTGATGCAGATGGAAAACGCTACTATCCATTTGGTAGAGGTTCAGGTTCTCAG GTTGTCCAACAGTTTGGAATTCCGCATCTGTTTGATCTACCTATAAGACCAACT CTATCTGCTTCTGGAGATAGTGGAGTTCCTGAAGTTGCGGCTGATCCTCAAGGTGATGTTTCCAAGATATTTCAAGAGCTTGGTGTTTGTGTTGTTCAACAGTGCGCCAAAATTCGGCAACAAG TATCAACAGCAGTATCATATGATAAATCCATTAAAGCAATTAGGGTGAAGGTGCCAGACTCGGATGAAGAATTTCTTCTGCATCCTGCAACAGTTAGACGGAATGATCGGTCTGCTAAAAGTGTT GATGAATGGACTGGAGAACAAACATTGCAATACACTGATGTCCTGGAAGATATTGAACCGGAAGATATTCGACCAATGGGGAACTATGCTGTTTCCATAACATGGCCCGATGGATTTAGTCAG ATTGCTCCGTATGATCAGTTGCAAACTCTGGAGCGGCTAATCGATGTTCCTCAACCAACTCCAGTATAG
- the LOC113299764 gene encoding uncharacterized protein LOC113299764 codes for MAKFLLHNTFFLFSICFLILFIDHSSARSIQNPVFIPSSAHKELQTNGFPIGLLPKNVLNYSLNKTSGDFSVNLGYTCKLTLPPDNYEATYSKKITGKLVEGKIGELKGIRVWAFFQWWSITGIKSSGENLVFEVGMVSAKYPAKNFDESPECQGKHSSS; via the coding sequence ATGGCGAAATTTCTTCTTCACAACACCTTCTTCCTCTTCTCCATCTGTTTCCTTATACTTTTCATCGATCATTCATCAGCAAGATCTATTCAAAACCCAGTTTTCATTCCATCATCAGCACACAAAGAACTACAAACCAATGGTTTTCCAATCGGTTTACTACCAAAAAATGTCTTAAATTATTCTCTGAACAAAACATCTGGAGATTTCTCTGTAAATCTTGGTTACACATGTAAACTTACACTTCCTCCTGATAATTATGAAGCTACTTATTCAAAGAAAATTACTGGGAAACTTGTTGAAGGTAAAATTGGTGAATTGAAAGGGATTAGAGTTTGGGCTTTTTTCCAGTGGTGGTCTATTACTGGGATTAAATCTAGTGGTGAGAATTTGGTTTTTGAAGTTGGTATGGTTTCTGCTAAATATCCAGCTAAGAATTTTGATGAAAGTCCTGAGTGCCAGGGAAAGCATTCTTCTTCCTAA